In Streptomyces sp. NBC_00341, the DNA window TGGCGCAGGACAAGGAGATCCCGTTCGACGTGCTCGTCGAGGCGATCGAGTCGGCCCTCCTCATCGCGTACCACCGCACGGACGGCAGCCACCGCAGGGCGCGCGTGGAGCTGGACGAGCGCGGCCACGTGACGGTGTGGGCCAAGGAGGACCCGGCCGATCTGGAGGAGGGCCAGGAGCCCAAGGAGTTCGACGACACCCCGTCGGGCTTCGGCCGGATCGCCGCGACCACCGCCAAGCAGGTCATCCTGCAGCGGCTGCGCGACGCCGAGGACGACCGCACGTTCGGTGAGTACGCGGGCCACGAGGGCGATGTCGTCACCGGCGTCGTCCAGCAGGGCAAGGACCCGAAGAACGTCCTGGTCGACATCGGCAAGCTGGAGGCCATCCTGCCGGTGCAGGAGCAGGTGCCCGGCGAGGAGTACACCCACGGACTGCGGCTGCGCACCTATGTCGTACGAGTGGCCAAGGGCGTGCGCGGCCCGTCGGTGACGCTGTCGCGGACCCACCCCAACCTGGTGAAGAAGCTCTTCGCGCTGGAGGTCCCGGAGATCGCGGACGGTTCCGTCGAGATCTGCGCGATCGCCCGCGAGGCCGGCCACCGCACCAAGATCGCGGTCCGCTCCACCCGCTCCGGACTCAACGCCAAGGGCGCCTGCATCGGCCCGATGGGCGGCCGGGTGCGCAATGTCATGGCCGAGCTGCTCGGTGAGAAGATCGACATCGTGGACTGGTCGGACGACCCGGCCGAGATGGTCGCCAACGCGCTGTCGCCCGCCCGGGTCAGCGAGGTCGAGGTCGTGGACCTCGGCGCACGCTCCGCCCGGGTCACCGTGCCCGACTACCAGCTGTCGCTGGCGATCGGCAAGGAGGGGCAGAACGCCCGTCTCGCCGCCCGCCTCACCGGCTGGCGCATCGACATCCGCCCGGACACCGAGACCGACGCCGAGCGCGATGTGGCCGACCGCGAGCGGGCCGAGCGGGCCCGGGAGCGCGCCGAGCGCAACTGATCCTCGACGACGGGCCGGGGCGCGGAGAAGCCCGCCGCGGCCCGGCTCGGAGCGGGTCACCAAGGAATAGATCTCGTCGACATCCCGCTGAGATCACGACAACATCCGTTCGATCGTTGCCCCAAACAGGTGAGGTCGGTACGGGGAGGTAGACTTAAACGTGTCTGGCCGGACGCACGCCCGCGCTTGCCCTGAGCGAACCTGTGTGGGTTGCCGGGAGCGAGCGGCCAAGAGCGAGCTGCTGCGCATCGTGGCGGACGGAGGCGCCTGCGTCCCCGACCCTCGCGGTACGCTGCCCGGCCGGGGTGCATATGTGCACCCCGCATCTGTCTGTCTCGACCTGGCGGTCCGCCGCCGGGCATTCCCCCGGGCCTTCAAGGCCAAGGGGCCGTTCGACCCCGCAGCGGTACAGCGGTTCGTCGAACGGGCGACACCGTAGGAACAGGAAATTGAACGGCACGGGTCCCCGTGCGGTCAGGTACCTCGCGAGTTGGAAGTAGGTCGAGATTGCGATGAGCACTCGATGAGTACGCGATGAGTACGCCCATGAAGTAGCGACGGTCCGGCGGTAACCCGGACCTAAAAGGAGCGAAGTGGCTAAGGTCCGGGTATACGAACTCGCCAAGGAGTTCGGGGTTGAGAGCAAGGTCGTCATGGCCAAGCTCCAGGAACTCGGTGAGTTCGTACGTTCGGCGTCCTCGACGATCGAGGCGCCGGTTGTACGCAAGTTGACTGACGCACTGCAGGGGCCCGGTGGCAACGCCGGCAAGTCCGCTGCAAAGCCTGGCGCGCCCCGCAAGGCCGCCCCCTCGAAGCCCGCAGCGCCCTCCCCGGCCGCTGCGGCACGTCCCGCTGCCCCGAAGCCCGGCGTACCGGCTGCCAAGCCGGCCGCCGCCGAGGCCCCGAGCAGTACCCCCGCTGCGGCCTCCGCGCCGTCGGCGGGCCCGCGTCCGGGTCCCAAGCCCGCACCCGCGAAGCCCGCCCCGGTCACCCCGGTGCCCGCGGCCGAGTTCTCGGCCCCGGCCCCGGCGCAGCCGGCCGCACCGCAGCAGCAGCAGGCCCCGCGTCCCGCGGGTGCCACCCCGGGTCCCCGCCCTGCCCGTCCGGCTCCGGCCGCCGGTCAGCGTGACGGTGGCCGCGAGGGTGGTCAGCGTGACGGCGGCCGCGGCGGCGAGCGCGACGGTGCCCGTGGCGGCGACCGTCCGGCGCGTCCCGCAGGCCAGGGCGCCCCGCGCCCCGGTGGCGCACGTCCGGCGGGTCCCCGTCCGGGCAACAACCCGTTCACCTCCGGTGGCTCGACGGGCATGGCCCGTCCGCAGTCGCCCCGTCCCGGCGGCGCCCCGCGTCCCGGTGGCGGCTCGGAGCGCCCCGGCGCCCCGCGTCCGCAGGGCGGCCCCGGCGGCGCCCCGAGGCCCCAGGGCCAGGGCGGCGCACGTCCGTCTCCGGGCGGCATGCCGCGCCCGCAGGCTCCTCGTCCCGGCGGCGCCCC includes these proteins:
- a CDS encoding YlxR family protein, whose amino-acid sequence is MSGRTHARACPERTCVGCRERAAKSELLRIVADGGACVPDPRGTLPGRGAYVHPASVCLDLAVRRRAFPRAFKAKGPFDPAAVQRFVERATP
- the nusA gene encoding transcription termination factor NusA → MDIDVKLLKGLAQDKEIPFDVLVEAIESALLIAYHRTDGSHRRARVELDERGHVTVWAKEDPADLEEGQEPKEFDDTPSGFGRIAATTAKQVILQRLRDAEDDRTFGEYAGHEGDVVTGVVQQGKDPKNVLVDIGKLEAILPVQEQVPGEEYTHGLRLRTYVVRVAKGVRGPSVTLSRTHPNLVKKLFALEVPEIADGSVEICAIAREAGHRTKIAVRSTRSGLNAKGACIGPMGGRVRNVMAELLGEKIDIVDWSDDPAEMVANALSPARVSEVEVVDLGARSARVTVPDYQLSLAIGKEGQNARLAARLTGWRIDIRPDTETDAERDVADRERAERARERAERN